In the genome of Ananas comosus cultivar F153 linkage group 11, ASM154086v1, whole genome shotgun sequence, one region contains:
- the LOC109717457 gene encoding transcription factor VOZ1-like produces MGRGSRSASHQVFKDKAKNRVDDLQGMFSDLQSARRESRGADAAVLEEQVHQMLREWKAELNEASPAASLLGNSQDLLPSETLRLLQLSEEEDDATSKLAAGVPKPEPEDAAQRDVGVVQANGGTDVFHENYYVNQELPDNAFLYADDYKSNLHTDSNPNIMNCFDGPSHLEYQQYNVHQELSHNPYLDINTSEQNTSDAFPHMSDLLATICPPPSAFLGPKCALWDCPRPAQGSEWCQDYCISLHATLALNEGHPGMAPVIRPGGIDLKDGPLFASLIAKTRGKNVGIPVCEGAATAKSPWNAPELFDLSVLDGETIREWLFFDKPRRAFESGNRKQRSLPDYGGRGWHESRKQLMKEFGGLKRSYYMDPQPLPRFEWHLYEYEINDCDAFALYRLEFKLVDAKKSAKAKPASSSLNKAKTNQKDVGESTHPAPNPVNQENISTAYHGLDQISLNGEIVYGPSLPYGYSIERLREYYGNT; encoded by the exons aTGGGGAGGGGGAGCCGCTCGGCGTCGCACCAGGTGTTCAAGGACAAGGCGAAGAACCGCGTCGACGATCTCCAGGGGATGTTCTCCGACCTCCAATCCGCGCGGCGCGAGAGCCGCGGGGCTGACGCCGCCGTGCTTGAGGAGCAGGTCCACCAGATGCTCCGCGAGTGGAAGGCCGAGCTCAATGAGGCCTCCCCCGCCGCCTCCTTGCTT GGGAACTCGCAGGATCTGTTGCCGTCGGAGACGCTGCGGCTGCTGCAACTgagcgaggaggaggacgatgcTACGAGCAAGTTGGCTGCGGGGGTCCCAAAGCCTGAGCCGGAGGATGCTGCCCAACGCGACGTCGGGGTAGTGCAAGCGAATGGAGGGACTGATGTGTTCCATGAG AATTATTATGTGAATCAAGAACTCCCAGACAATGCATTCTTATACGCTGATGATTACAAAAGCAACCTCCACACAGATTCAAACCCGAATATTATGAACTGCTTTGATGGCCCTTCCCATTTGGAATATCAACAGTACAATGTGCATCAGGAACTGTCTCACAACCCATACCTTGATATCAACACCTCTGAGCAGAACACTAGTGACGCGTTTCCCCACATGTCTGACTTGCTTGCAACAATTTGCCCTCCGCCTTCTGCGTTCTTGGGGCCGAAATGTGCACTGTGGGACTGTCCAAGGCCTGCTCAAGGATCAGAATGGTGTCAAGATTACTGCATTAGCTTGCATGCCACTCTGGCATTGAATGAAGGCCATCCTGGCATGGCACCGGTGATCCGTCCTGGAGGTATTGATCTTAAGGATGGTCCTCTTTTTGCCTCTCTTATTGCAAAAACACGAGGGAAGAATGTTGGTATCCCTGTATGTGAAGGGGCTGCAACTGCAAAGTCTCCATGGAATGCTCCTG AGCTTTTTGATCTCTCTGTTCTCGATGGCGAAACAATAAGAGAGTGGCTTTTCTTTGACAAGCCAAGAAGGGCATTCGAAAGTGGGAACAGAAAGCAAAGATCACTGCCAGATTACGGTGGCCGTGGCTGGCATGAATCGAGGAAGCAGTTAATGAAGGAATTCGGGGGCCTGAAGAGGTCATACTATATGGACCCGCAACCGCTACCCCGCTTTGAGTGGCATCTCTACGAGTACGAGATCAACGACTGTGATGCCTTCGCCTTGTACAGGCTGGAATTTAAGCTTGTCGATGCCAAGAAAAGTGCCAAAGCAAAACCTGCTAGTAGTTCACTCAACAAAGCAAAAACTAATCAGAAGGATGTTGGTGAAAGTACTCATCCTGCTCCAAACCCAGTTAATCAAGAAAACATTTCGACTGCGTATCATGGACTGGACCAGATTTCTCTAAATGGAGAGATTGTTTATGGGCCAAGTCTCCCGTACGGCTATTCCATTGAGAGACTTCGCGAGTATTATGGGAATACATAA
- the LOC109716898 gene encoding 28 kDa heat- and acid-stable phosphoprotein-like isoform X1 — MGRGKFKGKPTGRRNFSTPEEMVAGTAARPRTFKQQEQAEDEEREEHEEESENDSEEDSQKGKGTLRIIEIENPNLVKPKTVKAKEADLGRTTELSRREREEIEKQKARERYMRLQEQGKTEQARKDLERLALIRRQRAEAAKKRDEEKAAKEQKKVEARK, encoded by the exons ATGGGCAGGGGAAAGTTTAAGGGCAAGCCCACGGGGCGCAGGAACTTCTCCACCCCCGAGGAGATGG TTGCTGGTACTGCAGCTCGCCCACGCACCTTTAAGCAG CAGGAGCAAGCTGAAgatgaagaaagagaagaacatGAAGAGGAATCTGAAAATGATTCTGAAGAAGATTCTCAG aAAGGGAAAGGTACCCTGCGTATTATAGAAATTGAAAATCCAAACTTGGTAAAACCCAAGACGGTGAAAGCCAAAGAAGCTGAT CTTGGTAGAACAACTGAACTCTCGAGACGTGAAAG GGAGGAGATAGAGAAACAGAAAGCTCGCGAGCGATACATGAGGCTTCAGGAGCAAGGAAAGACAGAGCAAGCTAGAAAAGATTTAG AGCGCCTTGCTTTAATACGACGACAAAGGGCCGAAGCTGCAAAGAAAAGAGACGAGGAAAAAGCTG CCAAAGAACAGAAGAAGGTCGAAGCACGCAAGTAA
- the LOC109716898 gene encoding 28 kDa heat- and acid-stable phosphoprotein-like isoform X2 → MGRGKFKGKPTGRRNFSTPEEMVAGTAARPRTFKQEQAEDEEREEHEEESENDSEEDSQKGKGTLRIIEIENPNLVKPKTVKAKEADLGRTTELSRREREEIEKQKARERYMRLQEQGKTEQARKDLERLALIRRQRAEAAKKRDEEKAAKEQKKVEARK, encoded by the exons ATGGGCAGGGGAAAGTTTAAGGGCAAGCCCACGGGGCGCAGGAACTTCTCCACCCCCGAGGAGATGG TTGCTGGTACTGCAGCTCGCCCACGCACCTTTAAGCAG GAGCAAGCTGAAgatgaagaaagagaagaacatGAAGAGGAATCTGAAAATGATTCTGAAGAAGATTCTCAG aAAGGGAAAGGTACCCTGCGTATTATAGAAATTGAAAATCCAAACTTGGTAAAACCCAAGACGGTGAAAGCCAAAGAAGCTGAT CTTGGTAGAACAACTGAACTCTCGAGACGTGAAAG GGAGGAGATAGAGAAACAGAAAGCTCGCGAGCGATACATGAGGCTTCAGGAGCAAGGAAAGACAGAGCAAGCTAGAAAAGATTTAG AGCGCCTTGCTTTAATACGACGACAAAGGGCCGAAGCTGCAAAGAAAAGAGACGAGGAAAAAGCTG CCAAAGAACAGAAGAAGGTCGAAGCACGCAAGTAA
- the LOC109716898 gene encoding 28 kDa heat- and acid-stable phosphoprotein-like isoform X3 — translation MGRGKFKGKPTGRRNFSTPEEMVAGTAARPRTFKQQEQAEDEEREEHEEESENDSEEDSQLGRTTELSRREREEIEKQKARERYMRLQEQGKTEQARKDLERLALIRRQRAEAAKKRDEEKAAKEQKKVEARK, via the exons ATGGGCAGGGGAAAGTTTAAGGGCAAGCCCACGGGGCGCAGGAACTTCTCCACCCCCGAGGAGATGG TTGCTGGTACTGCAGCTCGCCCACGCACCTTTAAGCAG CAGGAGCAAGCTGAAgatgaagaaagagaagaacatGAAGAGGAATCTGAAAATGATTCTGAAGAAGATTCTCAG CTTGGTAGAACAACTGAACTCTCGAGACGTGAAAG GGAGGAGATAGAGAAACAGAAAGCTCGCGAGCGATACATGAGGCTTCAGGAGCAAGGAAAGACAGAGCAAGCTAGAAAAGATTTAG AGCGCCTTGCTTTAATACGACGACAAAGGGCCGAAGCTGCAAAGAAAAGAGACGAGGAAAAAGCTG CCAAAGAACAGAAGAAGGTCGAAGCACGCAAGTAA
- the LOC109717832 gene encoding ras-related protein RABA1f-like translates to MAYRADDDYDYLFKVVLIGDSGVGKSNLLSRFTRNEFSLESKSTIGVEFATRSIHVDDKVVKAQIWDTAGQERYRAVTSAYYRGAVGALVVYDVTRHITFENVERWLKELRDHTDANIVIMLVGNKADLRHLRAVSTEDAKAFAEKENTFFMETSALEALNVEAAFTEVLTQIYRVASRKALDISGDPSAPPRGQTINVGSKDDVSAVKKVGCCSA, encoded by the exons atGGCGTATAGGGCGGACGACGACTACGACTACCTCTTCAAGGTGGTTCTGATCGGGGACTCGGGCGTGGGGAAATCGAACCTCCTCTCCCGCTTCACGCGCAACGAGTTTAGCCTCGAGTCGAAATCCACCATCGGCGTCGAGTTCGCCACGAGGAGCATCCATGTCGACGACAAGGTCGTCAAGGCCCAGATTTGGGACACCGCGGGACAAGAGAG ATACCGAGCAGTCACGAGCGCATACTACCGAGGGGCTGTGGGTGCCCTAGTAGTCTATGATGTAACCCGCCACATTACATTCGAGAATGTGGAGAGGTGGCTGAAGGAGTTACGGGACCACACAGATGCCAACATCGTGATCATGCTGGTGGGCAACAAGGCGGACCTGCGCCATTTACGGGCCGTGTCCACCGAGGACGCCAAGGCCTTTGCCGAGAAAGAGAACACCTTCTTCATGGAAACTTCCGCCCTGGAAGCGTTGAACGTGGAGGCTGCCTTTACCGAGGTGCTCACGCAGATCTACCGCGTGGCCAGCAGGAAGGCCCTGGACATCAGCGGCGACCCATCAGCTCCACCGCGGGGGCAGACCATCAACGTGGGGTCCAAGGATGATGTATCGGCCGTGAAGAAGGTCGGCTGCTGCTCAGCTTAG